In Candidatus Moanabacter tarae, the genomic stretch GAATACTGCAGGAAAGAAAACATACCTGTTGAAGCTTCTGTTTCCAAACCTTATTCGATGGATCGCAATCTCCTCCACATCTCATATGAGGCGGGGATTCTAGAGGATCCATGGTTCGATCCTACAATCATTTCCAATAAGGACATGTTTAAACTGACTTCAGCTCCAGAGGACGCTCCCGAGGAGCCTGCGATCCTCGACTTAGAGTTTCTTAACGGAGACTGTATTGCACTTAACAGCCAGCAAAAGACTCCGCACGAAGTTATGCAGGCCCTGAATCAACTTGGAGGTACACACGCCATCGGCCGGGTCGACCTAGTAGAAAACCGATTTGTCGGAATGAAAAGCCGAGGCGTATACGAAACTCCTGGAGGCACAATCCTCATGCATGCTCACCGCCAAATTGAAAGCATCACGATGGATCGTGACCTTGCACATCTCCGTGACAGCCTCATCTCAAAATACTCCGAGATGATTTACTACGGATTTTGGTTCGCTCCGGAACGGGAAGCACTCCAAACTCTAATCGACAAAAGCCAGGAACACGTTACCGGAACCGTACGAATCAAACTCTACAAAGGCAACATCACAACAATCGGAAGAAAATCTGAATACTCCCTCTACGATCCTCAAATCGCCTCGATGGAAGCCGATGAGAGTTCCTACGATCCTAACGATGCAAGTGGATTCATACGACTCCAGAGCCTCCGCCTTCGGGCTCGGCACAGGGCTCAACGAGGGCCTGATCTAGATTAAGTGCTCAGCAGCAAGACTATCAAACACCCCCACTTTAACTCAAGATACTCCATCGGTCAGTAGCAGGATCGTAGGGAAATTTCTTTTCCGCATCCTCAACAATATCAACACCCAGCCCCGGCTTTTCGGGTACCAAAGCAAAACCATTTTCAATTCGGATCGGTTCAGTAAAGATTCCATCATCTCGAAAGGGGTTGTAGTGATTATTGTATTCCAGGATTTCCATTTTTGAACTAGACGCCGTAAAGTGAATATTAACTAACCAAGGAAA encodes the following:
- the argG gene encoding Argininosuccinate synthase; this translates as MKIVLAYSGGLDTSVILHWLCQRYDAEVVTYAADIGQQEELEGLEEKAKATGAVDHYSIKLTDEFARDFIYPMMRANTVYEGQYLLGTAIARPLIAKSQIAIAKKVGATALSHGATGKGNDQCRFEITYAALAPNLEVIAPWRLTEFREKFPGRNEMIEYCRKENIPVEASVSKPYSMDRNLLHISYEAGILEDPWFDPTIISNKDMFKLTSAPEDAPEEPAILDLEFLNGDCIALNSQQKTPHEVMQALNQLGGTHAIGRVDLVENRFVGMKSRGVYETPGGTILMHAHRQIESITMDRDLAHLRDSLISKYSEMIYYGFWFAPEREALQTLIDKSQEHVTGTVRIKLYKGNITTIGRKSEYSLYDPQIASMEADESSYDPNDASGFIRLQSLRLRARHRAQRGPDLD